DNA from Quercus lobata isolate SW786 chromosome 1, ValleyOak3.0 Primary Assembly, whole genome shotgun sequence:
taccaaaaagaaaaagtacctAGAATGGTCCAGGTACAAGAACTGAACTGgagattatatattttgttaatccAACTTTCCTTTCTTAATTATTCTTCACATCATAAAATAGAGTAAGCACGGATCATCTCAACAACTGGTGCCCAACACATTGGGCATTTTCCTCTACTTTGGACCAACTCATTTGCACATTTTGTACATGTACACATGTGCCCGCATCTGCAACAAggatatattaaaagaaaattgtaagaTTGGATATATTAGCAGCAAAACTTAGTGCTATCCTGCCATTCTATACTTCAATTCCACACAAGAATGATACACAAATTTACTATTACCTGTACAGTAAAGAATTAATATTGCTTTCACAACATACACAGCATATTCCTTTCCTCACATAATCCCATTTAGATTCATCTTTCAGCAAACCGTCCCTACATGCTCCTGCGACAAACCCATGGCACAAAATACAGTCAAGATAACTGCTGCAACCAGCTGCTGGCATTAAATAATTCCTAAAAACTTAGCTAATATTCAAAGATAAGGAAGATAGAACAATCACCACCCaaccttagtcccaaaattatGAGGTCGGTTATGGATTCTCAATAGACTAATTAGAGTAAACCATATGTATTCTATTTCGCCATTCTATCATATCCAAAATCATACTCTCTATGTCACCTACTTGATTGACATGTCATGTTTTACTATTTCtactaaatataatttcaaGTCTTTTCCTACCTTTTTTCATTCACTCAACTTGAATCAAATTTCTCTAACTCATTGGTGCAATTAATCACTCTTCTCTAGTTTGGTCATATCATatgaccaaaccatctcaagtggctctccctcatcttttcatctaTAGAGACTACCCCTatctttaaacaaaaagaaaaggaagataaATGGAGATAACATGATCATCCCCACATGAATATTTAAGGTAACTAAGAGACatcaaaaatgaaattgaatacCAAGGTAAAACATACAAGGAGATAAACTGCAAGTAGAAAAATTTACATGAAATATCACCACTTGAAGTAAGTGAAGAAATGGTGGAAAGGAAAATGGAGCACAGAAAAAGGAGAATtgaacaaaagataaaaaaggaagaagaagaaaaaaagaatccatCAAGGATTCTACACAGACCTAGAATATCAGAAGGGCGATTCAGGGCAGCAGAGACTTCTTGTCTTATTGAGCGTTGCAACTCAAGTTGCATATCCATGCAGGCCTCCAGCATCCTCTGCATGTTATTCATCCTCTGCTGTAGCCTAGCCATGTCAATCCGCAAATCATTAATGATGTCCCACTCCTGTGCCAAGTGCAAGACATGATTCAGTTTAAACTTATAACTACAAATTGAATAAAGGTAACAGTTTCCAACCCATAGTAGATAATTTGCAGCCGTAATTAGCCAAATACTGTGTCCCTTTACTTTTGCATGCTAGACAATGACTTTAGTGACTAACAGGAatgacaaaataataataacttcaagcttcaaaagaaatgaaaatttcaaaaactgaGGTTTGTGCATTAAACAACTTTTCACTTTTAAACATATTGATTAAAAaaggaatcaagctcaaagaaTAATCATGAAGAGACAAACGCACAATTCCCAGACGCTGATGCATGTCATGCTGTGGCCAGTTATCATGGTGTGTCTCTGGATAATAGAGTGGCTGagaaggtggtggtggtggtggtggtgatgaagGTAGAGCAAGTGAAGGACTCTCAACAGCATCCCTCTGACTGTCATTCTGATCTCCACTCTGACGCTCAAGATCTTGTTCTTCTGACTCACGAGAAGGTGATGTTCCAGGTAGTTCCCAGTCAGTGGGAGCATCATTTTCCCGTCTTTGCAGATATGATTGTATCAATTGGTCAAGACTCTCACGGAAACCACTATGAAGAAGATTAGACACTCGTCTCCtgcaaaatgaataaaatctcTATGAATAAAAAACTTGATCATCTAAAAGGGCTTAGTGCATAAGCCCTTCTGTGGCAGATCTCATATACTTCACTTGGATAAGTTGTTAATACCTGTTTAGGAGTTCTCTGATTTCCACATTGTGCTCATTATCATCCTCAGGAAAATAATATGTATCTACTACTCGAACTGGATCAGCTCCCTGATCAGAAGGCCCATCCAACCAATGCTGCACAGcctcttgaaaaccattatcaTCGTCCCAAACTTCTGGGGCTTCTTGCAGATGAGGCTGTTCCATATCTTCATTCCCCAACTCATGAGGGGTAGAAGTACTTCCCAGCTGGTTTTCATCCATATCTTCTCTAATGCCATCCCTCCATCCACTATATTCCATATTATCTTGTTGTGAGTCTCTGTAATCAGTTTCCATAACTTGTTCTGGCCATTGTTCTACCTGAGCAGCAGCTTCTTCCCAATTTATTTCCATGTTATAAACATGATCTGGTAAGCCAGGAATAGAACTTTCCTCGATAATTGGCTCAGAATGTCTGGTAATTTCTTCACCAGCTTCTTGCATTAAGTAACTTTCTCCTGGTTCAGTGAGCAAAGTTTCAGACCACTCACTAGCAGCAATTTCCTGTGAGCTTCTGTTCAAGCTTTGCCCTGTACCATCCCTACTTTCAATGAACGCATCATTCTCTGAAAGCTGTACCTGCCACTCTTCTTCATGAGCACTAGATCTATGCCATCCACTATCTTCAACAACATCATCCTCTAAATCAGTCCTAACATCCAATAACCTGTGGCTATTACTCACCACATTATTAGGATCAAATTGTTCACTAAGTTCATCTAAGACATCCTGTGCATTGTTTGCTTGAGTTTGATAATTTCTGTTATTATTAATGTCACAATTAGATGAGGTATCAGAATGGTTGCTGCTTACTTGACTCCATACAGAAGTGTCCAATCTGGAGCAAAATCCTTCCCTGCTTTAAAGAAATGGGTTCCATGGTGTTATtgccaaaaagtgaaaataacCACCTTCACTTGCACATACATAATAggtgaaaaaaattaaagagcgAAATTTGACAAGAGTCAAATAGAAATAATACGAGCCAAAAAAGGCCAGAGtcaaaagatataaattaatGCAATAACTCAATATAAGATCAAAGCTGAACTTAAaatacccaaaatcaaaatggGAAAGAACATAAACCAAGAAACATTTAGTATTAGAACAGTGACCCCAGTAACACTTGACATTATCCATGTAGCATCCAGAAACTAAATGATATATTATGTACCAATGAAGAAACTTTTAGATCCCTATTCCATGTTAGTCTTGCACTAAAGGTCCCCAGTTCAATCCTAAGCAATATTAGGTGATTAGTTCCTACCAactatctctttttctttttccttttttactgCTTGATGTTTAAGAGTTTCTTAACTATTGATTAGTGCTTAAATACATGGAGTCCAGGCAAGAGAATCTTGCTATCAATTGTGAAAGCATGACAGGAGTCCAATGCTTAGCTACAATTTGAATCTATTCTTGATAGAAAATTTTCACCTAGAAAGATGAATTGCACTGTGGAAGAATGCAAGCCCTACAGGAAACCATCAATTCACAGTACGCATGACAGCTCTTGACATAATCCCTCGCATAATATTTCCACTCATTGTATCTTTACACAAATAGAAAATTATCAGAAACAGCTATATATCAACACCCTGGTGAACTTGTGCCTGCCTAGGCAACCTCATTCAGGCTCATATTGGCAAAAAGGTTgctaatatattacaaaaaggGACAAGACCTAATTCAATGCTTTACTTCACACAAGCTGCAATATGCTGACTATTTTCTCAATGATATCCAACATAAAACTCaaactatatgataatgtaaCCCTAAGATATGTTTGTAGTACGTAataccaattttattattagaatAGAAGGAACACTCAGCCAGTCAAGCCCTTACTTCCCCACACCAGTGAAGCATCATACACTCAATGTTTGGTTTTAAGAGAGAGTAAGGAAAGAAGCTACCATAGTTTCTGTTCCAAGGTTTGTAGAAAAAAGAGAATGGATGGGCTTTAGCCAGGCTCTCAAGGGAAAAATTAGGAAGCAGTCTAGTTAGCATGAAGATCTATTTTCTACATCCAAAATATCAACAAATTTCCAGAGCCATTACCAGCACCAAAATTTCACATCCTTTAATGTAGCAGTCTAATCTCATCCTCTAAGTTTCCAAAGAAAATATGATTCACATGTGAAGAGAAGAGAATCAACAGCATACTTTAATCTGATTTTTATTGACGGTACAAGTTCTCGATACAAAATGTTCTCTAAAGCAACCCTTGATAATAAAAGCAtgtattagggaaaaaaaaataggacaTAACAGAATATATTAGAGAAATTAGACCAGAAGCTTTGCATGGAAACAAATTGCAGAGCTCTTTGTTATGAATATCATAGAAAGAAATAATACCTCAAACCAGATACAGAAGGTCTCTGCCTCAATAAACCTAGTTCACTTTCTGCCAGGGAAGCAGGTCGCTCATTGTCAACCAATCGGTCATTTCGCAAAAACCTGCCTCTAAGTAATGACTGCAAAAAATGTATTAGATGGTCATGTTATAACAAAGTGCACAATCATGATCCCATGCTTCATTTGCAAACATCTCAAaggaaaaataacaaaagtgCACTACAATCTAGCAAATAAtcggaaccaaaaaaaaaaaaagccacaaatCCATAATAATGAGCAAACCTCAAAGCAAACTAGCCTTTTCCAAGCATAAACTTCTCAAATTTCAGAAAAATAATTCCATATATTGATGCATCAagtcaatccactagaaaaaaCTAACAATTAACGAACGACCTAAAAATAGCAATTATTAGTGATCTCTTAATTACTAAGATAATGTTATGTGTCtgctaaatataaaatatattagcTTGAAGTTTATTTCAAAAAGACTTTTTTGTTACATTAATACTAGTCAAAGAAAGATAATACTCTCAACTCTGGCATGCCCatgacaaatgaaatttctTACATCAAAAAGAACTATCCATAACATGAATTAGTATCTAAACATGCAACCTTCTCTGTTTTTAATGGCAACAAAACATGTGCCTCCAGtaagaaaattatataattttctgTGGTAGTTAAAAACATGATCTTCCTATTGCGCAAGAATCAAAATACTTATTGTTGAGGAAGAGTTCCACCAAGAGCCTGTTGATATACATGTTGGTTCACACTCCAACCCAAAAACTTGTGCCAAAGGGATTTGGGGccaaatatgtgtgtgtgtgtgtgtgtgtgtgtgtgtgtgtattgatATGTAAAGGGCTTGGCTCAATGGCCAAATATGTATATCAACTACtcactttctttacttttcctcAATGAGAGACTCAACACTAATGTACGCAACAAGCACAACAAATCTCCCCATTATGTGTGAATCTATATCATTGACCCATCTCTCTCAAGTGTGATTACTTCACAAATCCAAGAATATCACACAAACAAGAGTTGCACCAAATGCGGAGCCAACAAATGCAGCTCACTCCAAGAGTCACCCACACTATCAACAAAGCCACACCAGACACATCAAGAGACGACACATATTCAAGTGGAGGCAAAACCATCAGCTATGATACTAGTTTTTTAGGCAAGAGAACACCTAGGAAGCCACCAAGAGCCCCATGATATACATATTAGGACACCTCTATGTCCTAAAATCTTAAGCCAATGGATCTACGCCCAattattaatatcaataaaataacTACTCTATTCAGTTTTTCTCAATGTGGAACTCAAGTACTCAACACTTACACATGAActcaacatttaaattaaacaGAAGTTTATTACTAATGGAAATCTAGTAATTCAGTAAATTGAAAACTTCCATATCCCTCATAGTCATTCATTTTTCAGAGGCATTCACAGATTGATCTTTGCAGCCAAGGTGGACACTCCTATAGGAGCATCTTATAGGCTGTCTAGTCCATATGTGATACCTTTATACTAGAGCATGGTCATCTGCCCAAGGACTTTCTGATATCATGATAAAAGAACATTTCCCCATCATAAAATAgttatgtatgatattattCAAGTCCCAACTCCCATATATACCAATTTCACAAGACAATGGGTAACAAAGCCTATACAGAAATATAGGAACAGTgagaacagtgatgaagcaagGAAGAGATAGAGACAAAGAAAACAAGAcattgcaaaatatatatatatttatatagaagCTTTGCATCAATTAACCTGAATGCGGTTCCGATGAGCAAATTGTGATACAGCCCGATGCTCCAACAAATCTTGAAGCTCACTTAGCCTTTCCCTCTCAGCCTTCTTCAGCATATCAAGCAGAGCCTGTCTGCCACATAATCGACGAATGCCCCTCCGGTTATGCTCATTTCGGCCTCCATTCTGGTTAACAAGCAATCGATCACGAATCTGTTCAATCTGAGTACCAATATCAGCAGATTGTTCTTCTCTATTGTCATCAGAAGCAACTCTCTGCTGGCTATTCATTTGTGCCCACTCCCTTATGATCCTCACCCTCTCCTGCTCAGTTTCACCAAGCCACTCTGCCCTAGGGCTGTTGTTCATATGGGAAACATTTGGTGCTTGTTCTCTCGCCCCACTGTTCATCCATTCCTGGAAAATCTGCCTCACCCTCTCCCTTTCAATTTCTCCAAAATCAGAAGAATGTTCACAGTTAAAATTTCCAGAATCAACGTGTTCATTCTGCGAGCCAATTTGAGTTTGAGGCCATGTTCCACACACACTCTCACTCACACTCATGTCCTCCCAACCACCGCTATGTTCATCACTATCAGAAATCTGCTCCCTTGAGAGGTCAGAAATCAAAACATCACTCCTTTGTTGGACCATTCGTTCTTGATGGGTACGACTCACCACATGCTCATCCTCAAGCTCCCGCCACATCTGCAGGAGCGAGGATGCCCGTGTTCTGACCCTCACTTCATCAGCTTGCTGTCCTGACGCCTGAGAATGAGAGTCCCTAAGGAAGGGGGAATCGAGTACAGAAACATTGTGTAGACCAGCAATAGCCATTTGtctaaactaaaactaaaaatcttTCAACCCATTCActtaaaaatgcaaaataggCACATTCACACACAGGAACTACAATCAGATGATTCCTTCTAAATTCAGCTCATCACATCTGCATCATCCTCGtggtcatcatcatcatcaccacaaTTACTATCACCATTGTGGATCTTAGCCACACGATGGCAACGAATTACAATCATCGAACTGACCCGTTAACATGAATCACAGGAGTGATTAATTCTGCCCGTGAGTTTTCTGCATCAATTAGGAAACAGTCATTTTTACTATACACCAACCCCAACTAACACGTCAAGTTAAAATCACAAATAATTTACCTTAAAAACAAAGATTTTACCAAGCAGCTACCTAATTTTCAATGCCTGAAAACCACTACTACCAAAAAAACTATTCAATTCCTCAATGCCTCTGTTTGGTagccaagaaaatgaaaaataaaataaaataaaacaaaaccttCAGCATCAGATTTTCCATAAATAGGAATCCCAGACAGAACAACCTCCACCAAATTAAGCCTGACACAACTATTTACCCTACTCAACTGTGACGTTCCAATTTTTAGAATCCCCAAAATGAGATTCAAACTCGTTTTTtccattactatttttttcacctttccccggcaaccaaacagaaacAACATTCTAAATCTGCATCAAGAACTCATTCATCAAATCaactcaaaaaaaacaaaacagaacaaaaatcacaaatctCCTTCAAAacaaaacgaagaagaagaagaagaacgtgAAACACACACAGAGTTTAAAGTGATGGAatctattcttaaaattaaagaaaggaaggaacaaagaaaaaaacgtACCGGTGAAGCTCTGTGGCTTTTGGTTTAGAAGTAAAGGAAACGAAACCCTAGCTGTGAAGAAAgttacagagagagagagagagattctagaaagagagagaaaatggggaagtcagagagagagagagagagagaggggagagaAGGAGGGAAGAGCGGTGATTTACGAATAATAAATGAAGACACGTCACCGTTTCGGAGACTTGCTCTACTTCTTCCCTCCTATAAATATTTATTGCCGTAATGCTAACgtccaaaaaaaacaaaaaattgaacgGGGAAGCGGTGACACGTGGCGGATGTCTCTGTCTTCCTGTCACAATCACATCACTgcgattttcttaaatcttgaaTTGAACGGTAAGTGGCGGAGAAGTCTACACTCTTGCAAAACGACGTCGTCGTCTTGTTATAGTCtcttttatacttttatttcaaacttgaatttttttttttttttaactttttttaaatttggtacCTAATCATTTCGGCTCCTTCTTTTGCGGTATTGCCTATATACTAGTTTTTGACTCTTTGTGGACACCATTGCTTGGCGACAATACACTCCACATTTTTTGGcgtgattaatatatataaacaacgTGAATCTATGGTTattcaatggtttttttttttttcaattttttttttttatatatagttagatagtgataataagaaaacaaggaattcaaaacttaaaaatttctCCTTAAAATAGGAGAGTAGATTGTTATATGTCACTTACATGCTTACAAGTTTCTTGACATGATTAGAATTATTTGTTTCACATATTTTAATGAGTCTTTGTATATTCGTAATTACAATAGATATTTGAAGATTAAAAcatgtaaataaattaaacaaatacaaCATTATTTTTCATGAATCAAATATAAGTTGCCACTTCAATGAATTATAAATGGATTTTGGGAAAAGGGTGCCTATGAGATCATTATgccaattgttttttttttttaaataaaagtaaaaaattggaTAATTTATGTCAATTGCTTTAACTTTTAACCGAAGTTATTCAGATATATAAATGCAAATAACTTTTTGCATTAATGTAGTCTAATGTCAATCACATAATAATAAGTAGATATGACACTTTGAAAAAGacttttaaatatatacctACCAATCTACTAATGGAAGTATTAACAAGCATAGACTcaattccttttatttcttttttatttcctttcattAAAAGTCAAAACCATCCAATGTAACCTATTTGTAAATGCGAAGtacattatttttaaatagagaTTCTGTATCATAGtgtttttccaaaataattttcttattttggatTATGATTAGTTGAGATTAAAAGATAAAtcgtacttttttttaaaagaaaaaagataagccTTACTAGTTAACATAATGATATGTAATTCAATTTTCAAGTAACCATCcatttaaaatggttttttttccctactTTTTGGGTTACAATAAATGGGGAGATAAAAAGatttaaactcaaattttccTTATGGGGAGACCAAAAAGTGAGTCACAAAGAACTCTAGTTAAATAGGCACGACATGagatatatgtgtatatatatatatatatatattttttttttgatggaatgacatgacatgatatatatattgatatgtgAAAGAGAGAAGTATACGTGTTCAAGATTCAACCTTACTATTAAGTATGgattcaacaacaaaaacaaaaaaacaaaaacccctACATCATGCTACATCATGATAATAATGAAtgtgaaaatcttttttttgaaGGCAATGAATGTGAAAATCTGACTAGCATCTTCTTATCATGTTTCTATCATGACTAGGGAAAAAAGATCATCTGTCAGAAACACAAGTTACAAAAGATAGATTACCTTAATTTTCCTTCCTTGCATTTTCATTGCTTAATTAATGATTATCAGTTTTGTTCAAGTTGTTAGCAGTTTATATAATCCAACAATTACAACTTATTAAAGACAACTAAAAGGAATAAAACTGAtggaatttttatttaggaTTATTTTCCTTGAAGTcagcaagaaagaaaagacattaTGGTTCTTTTGGAGGAAATGACAATGGTGTGACCATTGAATCCATCCTTTTAACCAGTGCATTTAGCTGATGAACTCTATGACTCGAAGGACATCTTATTATCTTAATGAttcttttttgtatatataattcTTAATGATTCAATCTAAAGTATGGAATAGAAGTTATCCAAAAATTAATGGGCGTGTCTAAAAGTCACTTCAACCTTATCATTGTTTCCTTGCAACATAGCATAGAAAATTAGctcataatattaataatgagTGATTCAAACCTTTTTAGAACCAACTTTGCTACTTGCCTACTTTATACTTGGTACTCCTTGGTAAAGGCCTCTTAATCCTAAAGCAACCTGAAAACAATTTTGGTTGGCTTGAAGGTTGCAACCCCTTTTCAACTaccctcctctctctctctctctctctctctctctctctctctgccccCACGCCCTTGGTTTAATCAgtgcatatttttttaatcttgaagTCTTACCAGCCTCTCTTAATGCTGAAGCCCCCAACCAATTTTACTATGCCCCCAACCaaatttactattatatatGCAACTTACAACTCCAAAACCATTTCCTTTGCTCTTGATATTACCTATATGCCCTCATGATAATATATCATTCTtccatatttcttttattttttatacttcaaatttttttttctttaccttctcctctatttaaattttttttttttaatttaataaggttaaaaaaaaaaaaagtagaaaatggTTTTCACCATTTCCTTGTGTCCTCAAATCTTCCATTCCTTTGTGTTGCCACTACCACAATCATTGCCTCCGTCGCCACACCACCACCTTCACCCTGTCATTGCTAAAATCACTTGTCATTTCTACCACTGTCCACTATCTTCATCAACATCGATGCCACCATTCATCATTGCCTTAATTGTCATTACACCACCATACCACTAACATTATTGCTACTACTATCACCACACCACCTTCGACATTGTCACAACCATTTTTGTCACCACCTTTGCCATCACATACATGAGCATCACATGTCCaggaaatattatttattctccATGCAAACCAAATGACACAAATTGTTTTTGGGATCATTTTTTTGAGTCAAAaccaaacacaagaaaacaagtcatttttcaaaaaatgttttgcaagtgaaaattttttcaccaaaacaaacagagtactaattttatattttgctcTTGTTGCCCTTCTCTAATTGTTTtgcaacctaaaaaaaaaaaaaggaatttcttAGGCGATgtctatatttaaaaatttttttttataggctTGTGATGAATAATCACATCATAACATTTATGCACCCTCTACCAACAAACTATGTCTTCATTTGGTTGGTGTATTTTTCACCTAATCTTTTATTGCGACAATTCATGAAATGGTGTCTTGCAATCTAAATCTATAATTAGGGTGTCAACTGTCAAGCTACTCCATTCCTTTCTCTAAACAGAATTTCTATATATGACTCTTATAGCAGTGCCATCCCCACGACACATTGGGTCCAACATTTCCaatgatgaataaaatttaaaatctctTTCACTAAACGACGTAGATTTATTATATATGCACCCCAACCATGATTTTTACCACTATATATTCAACTCCTAAGTTTAATAATGCCATGCTTGTAGAGTTGCCATTATTTCGCAGGGGATTTCTTTACCAGCTGCTTCTCTTAGCCCTTTTTTATGGACATTTTGACAATGCTTATAATCATCAGCGAAAGCCAACCcaaaaatacaatatatatatatatatatatcaactacTTTAACAGCTGAATTAACATGTAGATAACATGTTCATTAACTAATCCAATTAGGAATTCAAGAAGTGCGTTGACTTGATCGATCTTCTGCCAATAATATCGGTGAAACTATGCATCATTAAACTGGTTTATAATGATTATGTGGTAAGTAGTTCCATAGTATTATCATAATAAAACTGGTTTATAAAGACTCATGTGTGGtacttttttgtattattataagTTAAAATGTATGTCCAAACTCCGACCAAActgcaaatatataatttattagcTTAGCAATAGCAACAACcatttaatttgattgattaaaaCGATACCACTACAACGTGCCAACACGGATCCGCCATCGTAGAGAGGCTGTTGCCCCATGATTCTAGACCATCATTGATTAACAATATCAACTTGCTCGTCCTTTCAGGGATTCCTAGATAGtggatattttttttcacaGTAAGGACAAGTAGTACTGCAAGTCTGCTACACCGTAACAACTAACATGGCCATAGGCCCATATAGCTGATCTTGAATCGTCATTAGGGCCCTCAAAACTACTGTTATTCTTTCGGTTGCACCAGTGCTTTTGCAACGCTTTGGTTGTTTCTTAATAGCATGTTTAAAGTACATGGGTCCTATAAGTTGAAACAATCATGTTCCTCAATAGTGATCAtcactttgtttttttcttttacatgagTTTATATAGGAAAGCACCATGCACTGATTAGGAGGCTCATTAAAGTCATTAACtgtcaacatatatatatagcatccttGGTTTAAATTTGTGCTGATTAAAGATTTGATAAATCTAAGTTTCATTCTTTGGACTAATTTGAATCAAACTTTATATAACACAAAAGGAtaagaagagagaaacaaatgCACCATGGCCAATAGGGTCGTGATTGTTTCACATATGTCCATTAAGATTGGGACGTTGGAATaggaataaaaaagtaatattaactGTGTTAGGTTACCTGTCTTTCAGTTCCTAGCTTATTGTCCATAAAAGGTGCCAATTCATCCTCTTCCACA
Protein-coding regions in this window:
- the LOC115980344 gene encoding uncharacterized protein LOC115980344; amino-acid sequence: MAIAGLHNVSVLDSPFLRDSHSQASGQQADEVRVRTRASSLLQMWRELEDEHVVSRTHQERMVQQRSDVLISDLSREQISDSDEHSGGWEDMSVSESVCGTWPQTQIGSQNEHVDSGNFNCEHSSDFGEIERERVRQIFQEWMNSGAREQAPNVSHMNNSPRAEWLGETEQERVRIIREWAQMNSQQRVASDDNREEQSADIGTQIEQIRDRLLVNQNGGRNEHNRRGIRRLCGRQALLDMLKKAERERLSELQDLLEHRAVSQFAHRNRIQSLLRGRFLRNDRLVDNERPASLAESELGLLRQRPSVSGLREGFCSRLDTSVWSQVSSNHSDTSSNCDINNNRNYQTQANNAQDVLDELSEQFDPNNVVSNSHRLLDVRTDLEDDVVEDSGWHRSSAHEEEWQVQLSENDAFIESRDGTGQSLNRSSQEIAASEWSETLLTEPGESYLMQEAGEEITRHSEPIIEESSIPGLPDHVYNMEINWEEAAAQVEQWPEQVMETDYRDSQQDNMEYSGWRDGIREDMDENQLGSTSTPHELGNEDMEQPHLQEAPEVWDDDNGFQEAVQHWLDGPSDQGADPVRVVDTYYFPEDDNEHNVEIRELLNRRRVSNLLHSGFRESLDQLIQSYLQRRENDAPTDWELPGTSPSRESEEQDLERQSGDQNDSQRDAVESPSLALPSSPPPPPPPSQPLYYPETHHDNWPQHDMHQRLGIEWDIINDLRIDMARLQQRMNNMQRMLEACMDMQLELQRSIRQEVSAALNRPSDILGACRDGLLKDESKWDYVRKGICCVCCESNINSLLYRCGHMCTCTKCANELVQSRGKCPMCWAPVVEMIRAYSIL